In Lagopus muta isolate bLagMut1 chromosome 14, bLagMut1 primary, whole genome shotgun sequence, the DNA window GGCAACAGCTCCAGCTGTAGGTAGATAACACTGGGGCTCTACCTCTagctgttttcttccctcaCCTCTCTTTCCACCCTGCAGGGCCCGGCTGTGTCAGATGGAGGTAAGGCTGTTTGCTGTGCTGGGACGAGGTTGGTGGCATCTTCAGGGGAGGGGGAGCCCTGCAGTCCCACCCAtccctctctcctctgctgGGTCCCTGGGTGCtaggagctgcagcactggctgGGACGTGCTGAACCCAGTGCTCTGAGGGGATGCTGCCTGTTTGCCAAGTCATGCCTTGATTTGGACTGATTGAGAACAGCAGGGCCcggcagagcagcaagctgcctcctccctgctggggagcagccgcgatgctgctgctcctgcctgcatgccctgtcttcctgctgctggttctCCCAGTCCAACAGCTGTGCTCACCAGGGGTTCCTGCAGGATTAGGGACCTGGGTGGCTGATCTGTGTCCCCCACAGTGGTCAGGGCTGGAGGGATGGAGAAGGTAAATtgaagcacagtgcagaggCATGGTTCCTGGGGAGTACCTCCAGCCATCCTCCGTGCTCTCTCCATGAAACATGCCCGCCATTTACTCCTGCCATCCTGCTTCCCCTCCCCACTGGGTGCCTTCCCCACACGCCGGCTTTGTTTCCCAGGAGATGAGTCACACGCAGAGTGAGGTGACAGCCCTGGGAGGGAGTGTTGTCACGCCGGAAGGTGTCAGCTTGTGCCATCCATCGCTGTGCTCAGTCCAACGGTGACGCTGATGTGATGGAGCAGCGGCCCAGCTCCTCGTGCTCCCATCCCACATCccgcagggctggagcagccagGATGGGGCAGATAGACTTGGGGCAGATAATGGGGGCTGCAGATAGTAGTTCTTTGGGGGCTGACTCAACTCCAGCTGAATGCCCATGCACAGGGTGGCCACGGTGCCCAGGGACTCAGACCTgaccttttctctctctttcagaaTTAAATGCCTCCAGAGCCAGGGGCAGCAACCACAGCGTGAAcagcctgcctgcagtgcaGTCCCTCAGCAGCAATACACACAGCTCTGTTGTCAGCTGGGCCGAGTCCTTTGAGACACTGCTGCAGGACCGCGTGGCTGTCACCTACTTCACTGTGAGTGCTGCAGCCCACACTCTGTGCTGACTACAGCTGCAGTCCTGGCCTCAAGCACCCCATGCCCTGGGTGCAGTCAGGCCAGCATCTCTCTGCCCCACAGGAGTTCCTCAAGAAGGAGTTTAGTGCCGAAAATGTCTACTTCTGGCAGGCATGTGAGCGCTTCCAGCAGATCCCAGCCAGCAACATGCAGCAGGTATTGACCCCATGCAGAGGATGTGGTCTGATATGTGGAGGTGGCAATCATGTCACTGTGTTCCTGGGTGCTTGTATGACTGCTGGTAGGGAGGATGGGGTTTTTCTTGTTGGGACAAGAAAGTGGGCACAGGGCAGGCTGTGCTTCTCCATCTCTGGGCCAACAAAAGGATGGagagtgctgctgccaggggcAGGAATGGGAAAAGAGATACGAGGAATAGGACAGGAGGGGCCAGGGCAAGGTAACTCCTCCATTGAGACGTACTGGGTGTGAGGCCAGTGCCTGTCCTGCCTTGGGTGGGACTCAGCCCCCAGACCTCAAGGGCCCATAGCCCCATCCTGAGTCCTGTTCCTAGCTGGCGCAGGAGGCACGGCGGATCTACGATGAGTTCCTCTCCAGCCACTCGGTGAGCCCCGTCAACATCGACCGGCAGGCCTGGATCGGGGAGGACATGCTGGCAACTCCCTCACCAGATATGTTTCgcctccagcagctccaagtGAGACAAAAACCCCCAGTCCCACTCCAGCAGTGAGGCAGGAGCCAGACCCCCAGGCTGGGATGCTGAGCAAGCACCTTTTCCCCCCTCAGATCTTTAATCTGATGAAGTTCGACAGCTACACACGTTTTGTCAAGTCCCCACTCTACCAAGCCTGCCTGACAGCTGAGAGCCAGGGGCAGCCCCTGCCAGACCTGCGGCCCCACTcccgcagcagcagcccccCCCCAGACCTCAGCAAGGTGCGTGGGGTGTCAAGGGAACACGGACCCATCCGGGGCCAGTCTGAGGGATGGAGACAGTGGGGGACAGGGCAGCCTCCATGCTGAgcttcctcctctcttttcccCAGAAGTCAAAGCTGAAGCTGGGGAAGTCTCTACCACTGGGCGTGGAGACAGCTGGCAGTGGTGCTAACCGCAGCCCTCGCCGTTCCTTCCGCAAGGGCGAGCGACGGGAGCCCTCCTGGGCAGGTAGGAGACAtgcagggcagctctgggtgtccctgtcCTCGTGCCATCCCCAccatgtctgtctgtctgtcctagATGGGGGAGAAGGTGGCGGAAGCACTGTGCTATGGAGGGAGTCCCAGGGCTCCCTGAACTCCTCCGCCAGCCTGGACCTGGGCTTTCTCTCCTCggccagcacagctcccagcccctgGGCAGAGGTGAGTCCTGGCTGTGCCAGCCCCACACCACCACTGCCCATGCTGATGGTGGCTCTCCTGTGCCACAGGGCCACCGCAAGAGCCTGGGGGGCAGCGAGGCTGAGGCCAAGCCCATGAAGTACTGCTGCGTCTACCTGCCTGATGGCACAGCCTCACTGGCCTCTGTGCGGCCCGGGCTCTCCATCCGCGACATGCTGGCTGGGATATGCGAGAAGCGCGGCTTCAGCCCCTCCGACATCAAGGTCTATCTGGTGGGGAACGAGCAGGTACGGGGCAGGGGGGCTCCTGCCAGCGAGGCTGGTGTGGCATGGATGTGTCCGTGCCGGGAGCATTGTGATACTTTGGCTCTTGCAGAAAGCACTGGTGTTGGACCaggagtgctgtgtgctggcagacCAGGAGGTGAAGTTGGAGAACAGGATAAGTTTTGAGTGAGTGTCATTTTCAGGACTGATGCCTTTGTATATCTGTTCCACATCATCCATCCCAACTTCCACACAGTACCCGGACCCCCCAGTGTTGTCTTTCTCTCTGCAGTCTGGAAATCTCCTCCCTCAACAAGACCATCCGCATCACAGCCAAGTCCACCAAGCGTATTCGGGAAGcgctgcagcctgtgctggggaAATACAGCATAAACATGGAGCTGGCACTGTTGCGGCGGGTGAGGGTGGTGGGGCAGTGATCTGTATAGGGCCAGagtgggcagcagcactggggggTGCTCCATGTTGGGTAGCCCTCGACATGGTGAGTGCTGATGTTATAGACACAGGCCCTCCACCTGGCCACCTTCACTACGTGCTGTGTATGACACTGGTGTTCCCCATTGCAGCAAGGTGAGCGGGCATCCCTGGACATGGACAAGCTGGTTAGCACAGTGGCTGCACAGAAACTCATCCTGGAAATGCCAGCAGGTAACGTCTGCTGTCTCCTCCTAAGCACTGTTACTGCCATGAGCCACGTCACTGCCCCCAGAAGTGTCCCCAgtccctcctgctgctttctgctggtaGATTCTGCTCCCTAGGTGAGCACAGAGCATTGCTCTTCTCTATGTTGCAGACGTGCGAATGACAGAGAGTGCTGAGGCTGCGGCTGCCCCTTCCCCTCTCCAGAGTGAGGTGAGTCCAGGAGTGCCTGTGGGGAAGTTGTACCCCACTGTGGGTCCTGGGAGGAGGCAGGGGCAGGGAAAGCACTGCTTACTTGCCCCTGCGCTGAGGCATGGCTGCTTCCTGCAGGAGGGAAGCCCGATGGGAGCAGAGTCTGACACACCATGGGGAACAACCTCCTCCAGACCACGGTCATCAGCTGCCAGCAACCTGAACCGCCGCACATACGACCTGGAAGGTGAAAGCTGACATACCACAAATCCTCAGGACGGGGGAAAAACATGGGCTGAGGGGAGGCGGGTTCCTTCTGCACCAGGGATGGATGTGAGGTCCCATGGGTGCAGGATCCCCATGGGGTGGCTGAGGCCCGTGTCCTCATTTTCCCCAGGTCTGGTAGAGCTGCTGAACCGTGCGCAGAGCTGCCGGGCCAATGACCAGCGTGGGCTGCTCTCCAAGGAGGACCTGGTCCTACCTGACTTCCTCCAGCTGCCAGGGCAGGATGATGGTACCTGCCAGGGGCCAGAGCCACCCAGTGCCCTTCACCCAGGGAACGGCCAGCCCGCTCCTGCCAAACCTGCACCGGCTCAGCCTGCGGTTGACCGTGAGCCCCGGTGAGCCCTGCTCCACACCTGTGCCGGCGTGTGGCGCCGCCAACACGGCCCAGACCACAGATCCGTCCATGTCCTGTCCCAGCCTCATGTTGTGTTGCTGTGAGTGGTTCAACAGCTGCCATGCCCCTCGGTGGGGCCGTACCCCAGTACACGTCAAGGGAGTCCTGTATATAGGTCAAACCCCTGTTGCAAAGTACTTTGCAGCATCCCACATACGTCTGGCACTATTCCTGCCTGGTGCCTCTGccctggagcagggctgcccctaGGCAAATCCTGCCCTTGGGAGAATCCTGCCTGCACCAGGCTGGTGCAGACCCGCAGGAAACAGCCTTTGGCCCAAGGGAGGACAGGATAGAGAGGACGTTGCCAGACTGGGTGGCAGAGCAGGCACCAGACCTCGGCCCCAGTGCTGAGGACAGGCAGAGACAGGAGAGTGCATTGGCCCAGATCAGgccctgtcccagcagcagcagtgtgagacTCTGCATGGGAGGCTGCAGAGACGGCCCTCAGAGCAGACACCCACAGCCCCTGCCCggtccctgctggagctggggacATTCAGCTCTTGGGGATAAGTCTGTCCTGTGCTAGAGGTGCTGGATCAGTGCGGCACCTCTGAGTGTTCAGCATCTCAGCCTACCCTAGGCATGTCCAGCAGTGCCTTGGGCCACCGCTCAGTCCCCACTGCCCAGTCACAGGCAGAGCGTTGGCCCAGGGCAGCCTTCTGCTCCCCCAGGCAGGTGTCACAGCCCCCAGGGCTGGCTCAGAGCCCCCATGTGTCTCCGTGGTGCTGCTCAGTCCTATCTGTGGTGTGAAACCAGGGGAAATAAAGAGCATTGCCTGGAAtcacttccctctcctcccttccttctctgctgggGATCCATACTGTGCTCAGCTTTTGAGGGATGTTGGGGTAGCTTCTTCCAGCATCCCCTCTCCTGAACCCCAGTACCCACACAGCCCACTAGAGCTGTTCCCCACAACCCTGCCCGGTGCCCATCCTGCTCTTGCAGGAAGGACCAGCACCAGTAGCCTGTTTTCCCTGTACTGCTAATGATGCAGGGGAAACTGTGGGGCTGGTAGGACTTCAGCCCCAAGGCTGTCAATGAGTGACAGCCCAGCTGCCAGGGCCTCTGCGGGTTAATGATTGTGTGGACAGCCAGGCAGCGGCCATCGCATCCTCTGGGCACAGGGCACATGCAGCCACCAGTCTCCCTcgctggcagagctgggcacgGGGGCCTTGGGGTGCTCCCTGGCTGCAGCCCCTGGCCAAGGGACCTCCATGCCCCTGATGTTCTGGAGAGGCACACCGCAGCCTGGTGAGGGACAGGGGGTCCCTTGCAGACTTACCCACAGGCTGTCCCCCAGCACAGTCTGtaccttgggtgtctgcaagGACTCTGCAAATGATGACTTCCTCACACAGCTTCATCCCACTGCTAGCAGTGGTgcatggagtcactgtcccctCCAGATCTGCCATGGCACGAACCCATGGACTAATGGAGACGAAGTTCTACTCCCCAGCTGCGTGCCCTGCTTGGCCCAGGGTATCTCATCCAGCACCACACGTGTCCCCCCGACCCTGCCACACCAAGGGAGCAGCACGTGCTGCCAAGGTGACCCAGGCACAGGTCACACAGTGCTCCATGCTCCAGTAGGCACAGTCGAGGGCACAGTGGGTGCCCTGACACACTCGTGGGCAGCAGCCATGTGGCAGTAGCTGGACCCAGCTccagagaaacagaagcagcatgGCCATGCAGCTCCCTTGCAGCTGTACTGGAGGGGCCTTtggccccagctctgcccttggCTGCCATGGGCATGAGATGGCCAGGCACCACGTGGGTGGATGGAAACTTGGCAGAGGTGTGTAAATGAGGGGTAATAATAAACAGCATTGAGGCGCAGTGACAAGCACACTGGCACTGCTCCCCTTCCACTTGACCTGGCATCGTGCATGCTGAGATAAAGCATTCTTTGTGGTGCGCTGGCGTGGGCGGCATGCCACCATCACTGATGACACAGGGTCCACACCAGTGCCtgtcctgctggcagcatcaTGCCACAGTGCTGATGCAACCACTGCCACCACCTTTGGGCCaggccagcagagctgtgcacttGGGACTGTGATGCCGGTGGGTGCATGTTTGGCCTCACCTCCGGTTCAGGAAGCTCCAACAGTGAGAcatcctcttcctctcctgcagGGGATGAAGCATATGGTGTGAGGCTGTTTTACAAGTGGTGATGCAGAGCCTCAGGCAGGCGAGGTGGGGTGCACAGGTTGTGCAAGGCACCATACTCAGGGATGTGTGCCCCATGCCACCCCCAGGACTGCGGCTGAcgtgggatgctgtggggttACCCATTAACTGCAGGAATTTCTGGGGAGGAGGTGAGCAGTGAGCAGAGGCGAGGGGCAATGCTGGGCTCCTTAGACTTTGCTCTTGACGTGCATATAAAGGGCCCTGGTGCCCCGTGGGCCACTTTGCTGGAGGAACGCGTGGATTTGGCATGAGGACATGGCGCTGCTCTGAGTGCTTGGCCAGCACCAGGTGAGCAGCACCCTGGGGCAGGACAGGCTCCCGGGTGGCCAAGGGGACCAGTGGGACAGCGCTCCTCAGCGGTGCCACCACTGCGTGGTTTTGGGGCGGCAGTGGTTGGAGCAGTGCAGATGCGGCCCCAGCACAGTGACGTGTGGCTGCCTCTGCTCAGACTCAGCCGGAGCGATGCTGCCATACCGGAGGGAGAGCCCGACCATGCCCCGCTGCCCGGTGCGGGGAGGAAGGGTGGTGCATGGGACCCCGTTTGCCTACTGCCCCAGCCCCCCAGGTAGGTCTCCCATCCTCACCACCCTCCTCTCcatgcagagctcagctctgctttcccaaGCTAGGCGGGCTCCACGCCCAGCACCTTGAGAGGACAGGGCCATAATGCTTGTTGGATATGCCTGTATCCAGCTCTGCACAGGCTGCCGGGTGCCCACGCCTGCCCCTTCACCATGGGAGCAGTGACCTGCCCTGACCATGGCTTCCTGTGCCCTGGCTCCCCGGGGCGGCTGGTGGAAAGTCGGGAGCGCTATGAGCTGGATGCACTGCCCTGGCAGGGGCCTCGCCTGGGCttggaggagctgcagaagcCAGGTGAGGTTTTCAAGCACTGCACCCAGCAAGGAGGGCAGCAGGCGTGGAAGATGCTCAGTGCCctgtggtgctgcaggcagagcagaaggaggtGGAGGGGACCCACGAACATGGCCAAGCATGTGGACACGTGCCTGGCGTGTAACACTCTCTCTTGTCTTGcgcagagctgggctgctgggtgaGGGTCCAGTCCATCTGTGTCTCCCTTCTCAAGGTGCCTCTGATGTTTGGCTTCCTGTACCTCTTCGTCTGCTCCCTGgatgtgctcagctctgctttccagctggccGGAGGTACGGCTGTGGGCagagggcagccagcagcaccctggCTCCAGTGCCCTGCCCTCACGCTCTCTTGCAGGCAAAGTGGCAGGGGACATCTTCAAGGACAACGCCATCCTCTCCAACCCTGTAGCCGGGCTGGTTGTGGGCATTCTGGTGACCGTGCTGGTGCAgagctcctccacctccacctccatcaTTGTCAGCATGGTCTCCTCGGGGCGTGAGTGCACCCATGGggctccctggggctgggggcaggaTGGATGAGGAGGACGTGGGGCTAGCAGGTCTCTCTGCCAACAGTGCTGGAGGTGCGCTCTGCCATACCCATCATCATGGGCTCCAACATTGGCACTTCAGTCACCAACACCATCGTGGCCCTCATGCAGGCTGGTGACCGCAGTGAGTTCAAAAGGTGAGCATTGATGGGGGCAAAGGGACTTGGAGGGGCTGAGGGCCATCCCACATTGACACGTAGACTCCGCCATGCAGGGCTTTTGCTGGTGCTACGGTGCACGACTGTTTCAACTGGCTGTCGGTGTTGGTCCTGCTGCCACTGGAGGTGGTGAGCGGGTACCTGCACCACGTCACCCACCTGGTGGTAGCCACCTTCAACATCCGCAGTGGGAAGGATGCCCCTGACCTGCTGAAAATCATCACGGAGCCCTTCACCAAGCTCATCATCCAGGTCTCCTTGCGTTGGCTGTGCTGTCCCCAGGGGTGGTCCTCCAGCACTGGGGTTCCCATGCGAGCAGTAATGCCCCTAGCACCAATGTCCCTGCAGTGGCAGTTCTGCCAAAGGCTGGCAGCAAGATCCCCATCACAGTGTAGATATCCCTAGCCTGGGGATGCTGCCAGCCCCACAGTGCCATCCCCTCCAATGTGCTGTTGCAGCTGGACAAGTCGGTGATCACGGGCATCGCGACAGGGGATGAGAGCCTGCGCAACCGCAGCCTCATCCGCATGTGGTGCGACCCCGCACCTCCCCAGGTAAGGGGCTCATGGCCTTGCTATGGCGCTGGGAGGGGGAGGCTGGCCAGCCAGATTCCCCCTAAAAGCACCCCATGGAGGGCGATGGGCTGAGGCTGGTGAGGATGCTATGGACTCACCCACAGAATTGCCCGctccctgcagacagctgccAGTGCGGTAGGAGTGCCTCCAAACTGCACGGCTTCTGGACACTGCAGCAGTAATGGCATTGGGATCCTCCACAACGTCACCAGGCAAAAGTGTGAGTGGATCTGGAGGGGGTGCTTGTAGGGCTGGGGGTGCTGTGGGTCTGGAAGCCCTGGGCATAGGGCTGAAGGAGAGCCAGGtgatgctgtggggctgtgcggGGCTGCTTGGTGGGGACAGGTTTGTGAGCGGGGCTGGGCAGGCCCCAGGCCCTCGCCCAGccgtgctgtggggcaggcGAGCACCTCTTCACGGACACGCCGCTGCCGGACCTGGCCGTGGGGCTGGTTCTGCTGGCCGGGTCCCTCGTCGTGCTCTGCACCTGCCTCATCCTCCTGGTCAAAATCCTCAACTCCCTGCTCAAGGGGCAGGTGGCCAAAGCCATCCAGAAGGTCATCAACACTGGTGAGTGGGACAGGGACTGTGGGATGGGACCCTGACAGCCCCAGTCCTCTCTGCTTGACCCCTGTCATCCCCCatcctaaccctaactctaaccccCAGTCTTGCATGAACTCCTGGCCCCATTCCTACCTGCTCCCTGCTCTATTTATGCCCATCACATCCTCTTGGTGTCCCCTACACCCCCCTTCCCACCTATCCATCCATCCTGCCCAGCAGACTCCTGCAGCCCCAAGCTTGGCCCTATACCCAGAACCCGATCCCACAGCTCTCTCCCTAGCACCAGGTAGCGGCACTGGGCCGATCCCAGCTGACATGTCCATGTCTGTGCCCTTGTCTTGTGCCATGGCAGATCTCCCACACCCGTTCAGCTGGCTCACCGGGTACTTCGCCATGGTGGTGGGCGCTGGGATGACCTTCGTGGTCCAGAGCAGCTCCGTCTTCACCTCAGCCATCACACCTCTGATCGGTCAGCCCCAGACACGTGCCGGTCCCTGCTACAATGGCCCATGGTCATTTGGGTGCTCGGACATGTGCCTCAAGGGAGAGGGCTGTGATGCCAAGGAGAGCCTCTCCCGCAGGCCTGGGGGTGATCAGCATTGAGCGTGCCTACCCGCTGACCCTGGGCTCCAACATtggcaccaccaccaccgccatCCTGGCCGCGCTGGCCAGCCCTGGGGACAAGTTGGCTAGCTCCTTCCAGGTATGGACTGGGAGCTGTGAGGAGACACTGAGAAAACAATGTGCCCCTATGCCCAGCTTGATAACAGCGCCATCCCCACAGATTGCCCTCTGCCACTTCTTCTTCAACATCTCTGGCATCCTGCTGTGGTATCCACTGCCCTTCACCCGCCTGCCCATCCGCATGGCCAAGGCACTGGGCGAGCGCACGGCCAAATACCGCTGGTTTGCTGTGCTGTACCTCATCatctgcttcctcctgctgccctccctcaTCTTTGGCATCTCCATGGCGGGTTGGCGGGTGCTGGTAGGGGTGGGCGCTCCTTTCCTCGGCCTCCTCTTCTTTGTGGGGCTGGTGAACATGTTGCAGGCGCGCAGCCCCGGCCGGCTGCCCaagtggctgcagagctgggactTCCTCCCAGCCTGGATGCACTCGCTGCAGCCGCTCGACAGCCTCATCACACGTGCCACGCTCTGCTGCACCGACCGCTGCCGCAGCCCTGAAGGCTGGGATGAGCGTGAGGCCGCTGCCCGTGacaaggccaggctggggcTGGACAACCCTGTGCTCTCCTACCCTGAGGAGATGCCCAGCCCCGTGCTGCGGGTGGGCTCCCCACACCTGGCCCCACACGGTGCCACCCGCCTTTAGCCGTTTCTACTTTCCCCGGTGTCTAATAAAAGCTGTGTCCCAGCTGCACATCTTTAGTCCCTGTCCTGCAAATCCTGACTGCTGTGTCCATGCAGCACTGAGGCATTGCCCCGCAGCCCATGGTGCCCAGCACTGGGGCAGCACCAAGCACGATGCTTGGCACCACAGTGGCACAGCGATGCTGCAGCCAAACCTGTACTGTGCTCTGCAGTTTGCCATTGTCCTGCTGGCAGTATCACTGCATCCCTTATCCCTggaaagctgagctgcagggatgaGTTCGGTGCCACTCCACTCAGTGTCATGGCAGAATGTAATTGCTGGGGCTCAGCAGAATACTGGCTTGGCACAGCATAGCACCACAGTGCCCCAACACCCCGGTGGAAGCTCACCTGCCCCAGTGACC includes these proteins:
- the RGS14 gene encoding regulator of G-protein signaling 14 gives rise to the protein MQGKGKLLPVLNGRMGPAVSDGELNASRARGSNHSVNSLPAVQSLSSNTHSSVVSWAESFETLLQDRVAVTYFTEFLKKEFSAENVYFWQACERFQQIPASNMQQLAQEARRIYDEFLSSHSVSPVNIDRQAWIGEDMLATPSPDMFRLQQLQIFNLMKFDSYTRFVKSPLYQACLTAESQGQPLPDLRPHSRSSSPPPDLSKKSKLKLGKSLPLGVETAGSGANRSPRRSFRKGERREPSWADGGEGGGSTVLWRESQGSLNSSASLDLGFLSSASTAPSPWAEGHRKSLGGSEAEAKPMKYCCVYLPDGTASLASVRPGLSIRDMLAGICEKRGFSPSDIKVYLVGNEQKALVLDQECCVLADQEVKLENRISFDLEISSLNKTIRITAKSTKRIREALQPVLGKYSINMELALLRRQGERASLDMDKLVSTVAAQKLILEMPADVRMTESAEAAAAPSPLQSEEGSPMGAESDTPWGTTSSRPRSSAASNLNRRTYDLEGLVELLNRAQSCRANDQRGLLSKEDLVLPDFLQLPGQDDGTCQGPEPPSALHPGNGQPAPAKPAPAQPAVDREPR
- the SLC34A1 gene encoding sodium-dependent phosphate transport protein 2A, giving the protein MLPYRRESPTMPRCPVRGGRVVHGTPFAYCPSPPALHRLPGAHACPFTMGAVTCPDHGFLCPGSPGRLVESRERYELDALPWQGPRLGLEELQKPELGCWVRVQSICVSLLKVPLMFGFLYLFVCSLDVLSSAFQLAGGKVAGDIFKDNAILSNPVAGLVVGILVTVLVQSSSTSTSIIVSMVSSGLLEVRSAIPIIMGSNIGTSVTNTIVALMQAGDRSEFKRAFAGATVHDCFNWLSVLVLLPLEVVSGYLHHVTHLVVATFNIRSGKDAPDLLKIITEPFTKLIIQLDKSVITGIATGDESLRNRSLIRMWCDPAPPQTAASAVGVPPNCTASGHCSSNGIGILHNVTRQKCEHLFTDTPLPDLAVGLVLLAGSLVVLCTCLILLVKILNSLLKGQVAKAIQKVINTDLPHPFSWLTGYFAMVVGAGMTFVVQSSSVFTSAITPLIGLGVISIERAYPLTLGSNIGTTTTAILAALASPGDKLASSFQIALCHFFFNISGILLWYPLPFTRLPIRMAKALGERTAKYRWFAVLYLIICFLLLPSLIFGISMAGWRVLVGVGAPFLGLLFFVGLVNMLQARSPGRLPKWLQSWDFLPAWMHSLQPLDSLITRATLCCTDRCRSPEGWDEREAAARDKARLGLDNPVLSYPEEMPSPVLRVGSPHLAPHGATRL